Proteins found in one Gemmatimonadaceae bacterium genomic segment:
- a CDS encoding serine hydrolase domain-containing protein, with protein MSAVPTRVARFTPPSRITAAALVAGLMLSPARTVAAQDHSRIDRFLQSYVDSNRIGGAVVLVLRDGKVVHERAVGWADREAKRPMTADAIFRIASESKPVTSVAILQLAEAGKLSIDDPVSRWLPTYAKTFVASDAPGDSGRTLMPARRPIIIRDLITHTAGISYGLEPQVAARYAAKALGPGAGAGLGWYTADKDEPACATMERLGTLPFVAQPGERWVFGYNLDILGCVVERAAGMPLDKYVHDRITAPLGMNETYFFLPAGMRARLVAVYASDSTKHAARAPDGPRGQGNYVDGPRKNFAGGAGLLSTASDYSRFLEMIRGGGTLGGVRILSSRSVDLMTHNQIGARYGVPGQGFGFGFYTIDSLGADGPKSLGTFGWRGGYGTIAFVDPKEKLTVVFMINQIPNTADLAARLPSEVYAALLGR; from the coding sequence ATGAGTGCCGTTCCGACGCGTGTCGCGCGCTTCACCCCGCCGTCGCGAATCACAGCGGCGGCGCTCGTCGCCGGCCTCATGCTGTCGCCAGCGCGAACGGTTGCCGCCCAGGACCACTCGCGCATCGACCGCTTTCTGCAGAGCTACGTCGACTCGAACCGGATCGGCGGCGCGGTCGTGCTCGTGTTGCGCGACGGCAAAGTCGTCCATGAAAGGGCCGTGGGGTGGGCGGACCGAGAAGCGAAGCGGCCGATGACCGCCGACGCAATCTTCCGCATCGCGTCGGAATCCAAGCCCGTGACGTCGGTGGCGATCCTGCAGCTCGCCGAGGCGGGCAAGCTGTCGATCGACGATCCGGTGTCGCGCTGGCTGCCGACCTACGCGAAGACATTCGTCGCGAGCGACGCGCCGGGGGACAGCGGCCGCACCCTCATGCCCGCGCGCCGTCCGATCATCATACGAGATCTCATCACCCACACGGCCGGGATCTCGTACGGACTCGAGCCGCAGGTCGCGGCCCGCTACGCGGCCAAGGCGCTGGGTCCCGGCGCGGGCGCTGGGCTCGGGTGGTACACAGCGGACAAGGATGAACCGGCCTGCGCGACGATGGAGCGGCTCGGCACCCTCCCGTTCGTCGCGCAGCCGGGGGAGCGTTGGGTATTCGGGTACAACCTCGACATCCTGGGATGCGTCGTCGAACGCGCGGCCGGCATGCCGCTCGACAAGTACGTCCACGATCGGATCACCGCACCGCTCGGCATGAACGAGACGTATTTTTTCCTGCCTGCCGGAATGCGCGCGCGGCTCGTCGCGGTCTACGCGAGCGATTCCACGAAGCACGCCGCTCGCGCGCCCGATGGGCCGCGTGGACAGGGCAACTACGTGGACGGCCCGCGCAAAAACTTCGCGGGCGGGGCGGGGCTGCTCTCGACGGCGAGCGACTACTCGCGGTTTCTGGAGATGATCCGCGGCGGCGGCACGCTCGGCGGCGTGCGAATTCTCTCATCGCGCTCGGTCGATCTCATGACGCACAACCAGATTGGCGCGCGGTATGGAGTGCCGGGGCAGGGGTTCGGCTTCGGCTTCTACACGATCGACAGCCTCGGCGCGGATGGGCCGAAGTCGCTCGGGACGTTCGGTTGGCGCGGAGGCTACGGCACGATCGCGTTCGTGGACCCGAAGGAGAAGCTCACGGTCGTATTCATGATCAACCAGATCCCGAACACGGCCGACTTGGCGGCACGACTCCCGTCAGAGGTGTACGCGGCGCTTCTGGGTCGCTGA